The following proteins come from a genomic window of Mycolicibacterium rufum:
- a CDS encoding type I polyketide synthase, whose protein sequence is MTSAFDEAAVRRWLTDYLVTNNGCSPEQIARGASMHDLGVGSRDAVVLTGVLSEYLGRPVSPVDFWQYPTVDALATFLTGGEVEPIDTPIGAVAGRSGSTDEPVAVIGLGLRLPGGADLDGNIEGPDAFWDFLTEGRSSVVEVPADRWAWFDDGTAEGAAALANTTRWGSYLRDIDAFDAEYFEVIPREAMRMDPQQRLLLEVVHEALENAGIPADALAESRTGVFAGASAGDYAQLGASDLSQVDAWYGTGGSISIIANRVSYFFDFRGPSVTIDTACSSSLVAIHLACQSLRTGDSDVALAAGVNLLLSPAGTRSLDQADAMSKTGQCHAFDAAADGFVRGEGCGVAVLKRLSDAQRDGDRILAVIRGSAVNQDGRSNGLMAPNPSAQMAVLRAAYAAAGVDPREVDYVEAHGTGTLLGDPIEARALGTVLGKGRPAERPLLLGAVKSNLGHLEAAAGIAGFAKAVLALQHNTIPANRGYENPNPHIPFDKLRLRVVDEPTDWAPAGRPRRAGISSFGFGGTNAHVVIEQPPVAVPADIPAEPAVTTLVVSGRTPERIASQAAMLADWMVGDGAEASLSDVAHTLNHHRSQHTTFATVVARDKAHAVEDLQALAAGRTAPGVVPAGAVPPKPGTVFVYSGQGSQWAGMGQRLLADEPAFAAALAEIEPVFVEQVGFSLYDVIAEGRPVSGDAEVQPVLMGLQLALTELWRSYGVHPDAVIGHSMGEVTAAVVAGALSVADGLTVIAHRSQIMSRLAGQGAVALLALDEQTVAAQIAEYPSVEIAGYLSPRQTVVAGLPAEVDAVIAAVTAQNAFARRVNMEVASHTALMDPVLPDIRAALADIDAGAPTVTFFSTVSDPGQTPTLDADYWVANVRQPVQFSRAVAAAAVDHGTFIEVSPHATLGQPIAATLAEQTDVRSLGTLTRDADDTVTFHAHLNATHTTRAPQTPHHSEPHVVLPATPWHHTRHWVDVRPARRTAEGRPTAPPADTDVPVEWFCALTWPVKPLVASDNSQQGRWLVVGDARVGEEMGRLLDGPVRTLGAGDDGLADAVADATHVLYAPDERDGDELGYELFEAGRAIASAAAASRESDTAASRESDTAASPTPPALYLLTRNAQPVAEGDRANPAQAVLWGLGRTLALEHPEIWGGLVDVDASVPAPVTARWVLAEAHTGDGEDQVVYRAGTRRVARLVHQPPTAPGTTGLDPHTAHLVIGATGNIGPRLIEQLAAMGAKTVVAVSRNPGGRLDELTARLAATGTTVVTAAADAADETALRALFDRFGADLPPLGGVYLAAMSGGPVTLADMTHDDVVAMFRSKMDAAALLHRLSLGHPVEQFVLFSSISGVLGSRWLAHYAATTTFLDTFAFARRAAGLPACAINWGLWKSLADVQEGFEKLATAESGLEPMPDETAIAALPLFVGPGAPARATVVAADWPRLAAAYHTRAQLHILDDLLAEDAAAQPAPTGDTAFRGELRAADPARRIDLLADHVGAQVAAAMGLASAHSLDPTVGFFQFGMDSLMSVTLQRSLSESLGEVLPASVVFDYPTIEALTDYLASVLPEIIETAGHDDEVAGGAGSTDGPDEAADAYDDLAEDELLARLSERLS, encoded by the coding sequence ATGACCTCAGCTTTCGACGAGGCTGCTGTTCGTCGCTGGCTCACCGACTACCTGGTCACGAACAACGGTTGCAGTCCTGAGCAGATCGCTCGCGGGGCGTCGATGCACGACCTCGGCGTGGGGTCGCGCGACGCCGTGGTGCTGACCGGGGTGCTGTCGGAGTACCTGGGCCGTCCGGTGTCGCCGGTGGACTTCTGGCAGTACCCGACGGTCGACGCGCTGGCGACGTTCTTGACCGGCGGAGAGGTCGAACCCATCGACACGCCGATCGGGGCGGTCGCGGGTCGGTCCGGGTCGACGGACGAGCCGGTCGCGGTGATCGGGCTGGGGTTGCGGCTGCCCGGCGGGGCGGACCTCGACGGCAACATCGAGGGTCCCGACGCGTTCTGGGATTTCCTGACCGAGGGCCGCTCGTCGGTGGTCGAGGTGCCGGCCGACCGGTGGGCCTGGTTCGACGACGGCACCGCCGAAGGTGCCGCGGCGCTGGCGAACACCACCCGCTGGGGGTCCTACCTGCGCGACATCGACGCCTTCGACGCCGAGTACTTCGAGGTCATCCCGCGCGAGGCGATGCGGATGGACCCCCAGCAGCGTCTGCTGCTCGAGGTGGTGCACGAGGCGCTGGAGAACGCGGGCATCCCGGCCGACGCGCTCGCCGAGTCGCGAACCGGCGTGTTCGCCGGGGCCAGCGCGGGCGATTACGCCCAGCTGGGCGCGTCGGACCTGAGCCAGGTCGACGCCTGGTATGGCACCGGCGGCTCGATCAGCATCATCGCCAACCGGGTGTCGTACTTCTTCGACTTCCGCGGCCCGTCGGTCACCATCGACACCGCGTGCTCGTCGTCGCTGGTGGCGATCCACCTGGCGTGCCAGAGCCTGCGCACCGGGGACTCCGACGTGGCGCTGGCCGCGGGGGTGAACCTGCTGCTGTCCCCGGCCGGCACGCGCAGCCTCGACCAGGCCGACGCGATGTCCAAGACGGGGCAGTGCCACGCGTTCGACGCCGCCGCCGACGGGTTCGTCCGCGGCGAGGGCTGCGGGGTCGCGGTGCTCAAGCGGCTGTCGGACGCGCAGCGCGACGGTGACCGGATCCTCGCCGTGATCCGCGGGTCGGCGGTCAACCAGGACGGTCGCTCCAACGGGCTGATGGCGCCGAACCCGTCAGCGCAGATGGCGGTGCTGCGCGCCGCCTACGCCGCGGCGGGGGTGGATCCCCGCGAGGTGGACTACGTGGAGGCGCACGGCACCGGCACGCTGCTCGGCGACCCGATCGAGGCGCGTGCGCTGGGCACCGTGCTGGGCAAGGGCCGGCCGGCGGAACGTCCGCTGCTGCTGGGCGCGGTGAAGTCCAACCTGGGCCATCTCGAGGCCGCGGCCGGCATCGCCGGGTTCGCCAAGGCCGTGCTGGCCTTGCAGCACAACACGATTCCCGCCAACCGCGGATACGAGAACCCGAATCCGCACATCCCGTTCGACAAGCTGCGGTTGCGTGTGGTCGACGAGCCCACCGACTGGGCGCCGGCCGGGCGGCCGCGCCGCGCCGGCATCTCGTCGTTCGGCTTCGGCGGCACCAACGCCCACGTGGTGATCGAGCAGCCCCCGGTGGCGGTGCCCGCCGACATCCCGGCCGAGCCGGCGGTGACGACGCTGGTGGTGTCGGGCCGCACGCCCGAGCGCATCGCCTCGCAGGCCGCGATGCTCGCCGACTGGATGGTCGGCGACGGTGCCGAGGCCTCGCTGAGCGACGTCGCGCACACACTCAACCACCACCGCTCGCAGCACACGACGTTCGCCACCGTCGTGGCACGCGACAAGGCCCACGCGGTGGAGGATCTGCAGGCCCTGGCCGCAGGCCGCACGGCACCCGGAGTGGTCCCGGCCGGGGCGGTCCCGCCGAAGCCGGGCACGGTGTTCGTGTATTCCGGGCAGGGTTCGCAGTGGGCGGGCATGGGGCAGCGGCTGCTGGCCGATGAGCCCGCGTTCGCCGCGGCGCTGGCCGAGATCGAGCCGGTGTTCGTCGAGCAGGTGGGCTTCTCGCTGTACGACGTCATCGCCGAGGGTCGCCCGGTCAGTGGTGACGCCGAGGTGCAGCCGGTCCTGATGGGTCTGCAGTTGGCGTTGACCGAGCTGTGGCGCTCCTACGGTGTGCATCCCGACGCGGTGATCGGCCATTCCATGGGCGAGGTCACCGCCGCGGTGGTCGCCGGTGCGCTCAGCGTCGCCGACGGCCTGACGGTCATCGCGCACCGCTCGCAGATCATGTCCCGGCTGGCCGGCCAGGGCGCCGTCGCGCTGCTGGCCCTCGACGAGCAGACCGTCGCCGCGCAGATCGCGGAGTACCCCAGCGTCGAGATCGCCGGGTACCTGTCGCCGCGCCAGACCGTGGTCGCCGGGCTGCCCGCCGAGGTCGACGCCGTCATCGCCGCGGTGACCGCGCAGAACGCGTTCGCCCGCCGGGTGAACATGGAGGTCGCCTCCCACACCGCGCTGATGGACCCGGTGCTGCCCGACATCCGGGCCGCCCTGGCGGACATCGACGCCGGCGCTCCGACGGTCACGTTCTTCTCGACGGTCTCCGACCCGGGGCAGACGCCGACACTCGACGCCGACTACTGGGTGGCCAACGTGCGGCAGCCGGTGCAGTTCAGCCGCGCCGTCGCTGCCGCCGCGGTCGATCACGGCACGTTCATCGAGGTCAGCCCGCACGCGACGCTGGGGCAGCCGATCGCCGCCACGCTGGCCGAGCAGACCGACGTCCGGTCGCTCGGCACGCTGACCCGCGACGCCGACGACACCGTGACGTTCCACGCCCATCTCAACGCCACGCACACCACCCGTGCGCCGCAGACCCCGCACCACAGCGAGCCGCACGTGGTGCTGCCCGCCACACCGTGGCACCACACCCGGCACTGGGTCGACGTCCGGCCCGCGCGCCGCACCGCCGAGGGCCGCCCGACCGCGCCACCCGCCGACACCGACGTGCCCGTGGAGTGGTTCTGCGCGCTGACGTGGCCGGTGAAACCGCTTGTCGCGTCCGACAATTCGCAGCAGGGCCGGTGGCTGGTCGTCGGCGACGCCCGCGTCGGCGAGGAGATGGGCCGTCTGCTGGACGGCCCGGTGCGCACGCTGGGCGCCGGGGACGACGGACTGGCCGACGCGGTGGCCGACGCCACCCACGTGCTCTACGCCCCCGACGAGCGCGACGGGGACGAGCTGGGCTACGAGCTGTTCGAGGCCGGTCGCGCGATCGCGTCGGCCGCCGCGGCGAGCCGCGAATCAGACACCGCGGCGAGCCGCGAATCAGACACCGCGGCGAGCCCGACGCCGCCGGCGCTGTACCTGCTGACCCGCAACGCCCAGCCCGTCGCCGAGGGCGACCGGGCCAACCCGGCCCAGGCGGTGCTGTGGGGACTCGGCCGCACGCTGGCCCTCGAGCATCCCGAGATCTGGGGCGGCCTCGTCGACGTCGACGCGTCGGTGCCCGCGCCGGTGACCGCCCGCTGGGTGCTCGCCGAGGCGCACACCGGTGATGGTGAGGACCAGGTCGTCTACCGGGCGGGGACGCGCAGGGTGGCCCGGTTGGTGCACCAGCCGCCCACCGCACCCGGCACCACCGGCCTCGACCCGCACACGGCGCACCTGGTGATCGGCGCGACCGGCAACATCGGTCCGCGGCTGATCGAGCAGCTCGCCGCGATGGGGGCGAAAACCGTTGTGGCCGTGTCCCGTAACCCCGGCGGTCGGCTCGACGAACTGACCGCCCGGCTCGCGGCGACCGGCACCACCGTCGTCACCGCGGCCGCCGACGCCGCCGACGAGACGGCGCTGCGCGCGCTGTTCGACCGGTTCGGCGCCGACCTGCCGCCGCTGGGCGGCGTCTACCTCGCCGCGATGAGCGGGGGACCGGTGACGCTGGCGGACATGACGCACGACGACGTCGTCGCGATGTTCCGTTCCAAGATGGACGCGGCGGCGCTGCTGCACCGGCTGTCCCTGGGCCATCCGGTCGAGCAGTTCGTGCTGTTCTCCTCGATCTCCGGCGTGCTCGGCTCCCGTTGGCTGGCGCACTACGCGGCGACGACGACGTTCCTGGACACCTTCGCGTTCGCCCGGCGGGCCGCGGGACTGCCGGCGTGCGCCATCAACTGGGGACTGTGGAAGTCGCTGGCCGACGTGCAGGAGGGCTTCGAGAAGCTGGCCACGGCCGAGTCGGGTCTGGAGCCGATGCCCGACGAGACCGCGATCGCGGCGCTGCCGTTGTTCGTCGGCCCCGGGGCACCGGCGCGCGCCACCGTGGTGGCCGCGGACTGGCCCCGCCTGGCCGCGGCCTACCACACCCGCGCCCAGCTGCACATCCTCGACGACCTGCTCGCCGAGGACGCGGCGGCGCAGCCCGCGCCGACCGGCGACACGGCGTTCCGCGGGGAGTTGCGCGCCGCCGATCCGGCGCGGCGCATCGATTTGCTGGCCGACCACGTCGGCGCCCAGGTCGCCGCGGCGATGGGGCTGGCCTCGGCACACTCGCTGGATCCCACCGTCGGTTTCTTCCAATTCGGCATGGATTCGCTGATGAGCGTAACGTTGCAACGTTCGCTGAGCGAAAGCCTTGGGGAGGTCCTGCCCGCCTCGGTGGTGTTCGACTACCCGACCATCGAGGCGCTCACCGATTACTTGGCGTCGGTCCTGCCTGAGATAATCGAGACCGCCGGTCACGACGACGAGGTCGCGGGCGGCGCGGGCTCGACCGATGGCCCCGACGAGGCCGCGGACGCCTACGACGACCTGGCCGAGGACGAACTGCTTGCCAGACTTTCGGAAAGATTGAGTTGA
- a CDS encoding AMP-binding protein, translated as MPALTAPTVTTIPALLADRAQQQPDDTAYTFFDFESDPAGVTDSLTWSELHHRVRVVAAKLATLGSPGDRAVILAPQSLEYIIGFLGAIEAGFIAVPLTMPQLRQHDERVTGAMKDSQPVAVLTTSAVVDDIRHYGQLDSRQRPPKFIEVDTLDVDAPLRPAAPVSLPKTAYLQYTSGSTRLPAGVVVSHRNVLINVHELLTDYYETFPDGGAPEDTTVVSWLPFYHDMGLIVGVFIPIMLGCPGALMSPIAFMQKPSRWMQLLGSHPGAFTAAPNFAFELAVKRTSDEDMAGKDLSGVAVMINGAERVHGSTVRRFNERFAAFGLPDAAMRPSYGLAEATVYVVASAGGRPPTSVRFDYEKLAAGHAERCDDDSGTEQIGLGRPRTTTVRVVDPETCIENPAGKIGEVWLHGEHVAGGYYQNPELTQKHFAGQLAEPTAGTPKGPWLRTGDLGVLFDDELYLVGRIKDLLIVDGRNHYPDDIEGTVAEFTGGRVAAISVDDDASERLVVIAELKKQIDPAALEAVTQQVTSAVSMTHSVRLSDFALVPPGSLPLTTSGKVRRAMSKDLYLEGAFTRLDATR; from the coding sequence ATGCCAGCACTGACGGCGCCCACCGTGACGACCATTCCCGCGCTCCTGGCTGACCGTGCGCAGCAGCAGCCCGACGACACGGCGTACACGTTCTTCGACTTCGAGTCGGACCCGGCCGGCGTCACCGACAGCCTCACGTGGTCGGAGCTGCATCACCGGGTCCGCGTCGTCGCGGCCAAACTGGCCACGCTCGGGTCGCCCGGGGACCGCGCGGTGATCCTGGCCCCGCAGAGCCTCGAATACATCATCGGGTTCCTCGGAGCGATCGAGGCCGGCTTCATCGCCGTGCCGCTGACCATGCCGCAGCTGCGCCAGCACGACGAGCGCGTCACCGGTGCGATGAAGGACTCCCAGCCCGTCGCGGTGCTGACCACCTCGGCCGTCGTCGACGACATCCGCCACTACGGCCAGCTCGACTCCCGGCAGCGCCCACCGAAGTTCATCGAGGTCGACACGTTGGACGTCGATGCGCCGCTGCGGCCCGCGGCGCCGGTGTCGCTGCCCAAGACCGCCTATCTGCAGTACACGTCGGGTTCGACCCGGCTGCCCGCCGGGGTGGTGGTGAGCCACCGCAACGTGCTGATCAACGTGCACGAGCTGTTGACCGACTACTACGAGACCTTCCCCGACGGCGGAGCGCCCGAGGACACCACCGTGGTGTCGTGGCTGCCCTTCTATCACGACATGGGCCTGATCGTCGGGGTGTTCATCCCGATCATGCTGGGCTGCCCCGGGGCGCTGATGAGCCCGATCGCGTTCATGCAGAAGCCTTCCCGCTGGATGCAGCTGCTGGGCTCGCATCCGGGCGCGTTCACCGCGGCGCCGAATTTCGCGTTCGAACTGGCCGTCAAGCGCACCAGCGACGAGGACATGGCGGGCAAGGACCTCAGCGGCGTGGCCGTGATGATCAATGGCGCCGAGCGGGTGCACGGCTCCACCGTGCGCCGGTTCAACGAACGCTTCGCCGCGTTCGGGCTGCCCGATGCGGCGATGCGCCCGTCCTACGGGCTGGCCGAGGCGACGGTGTACGTGGTGGCGTCGGCCGGCGGACGGCCGCCGACGTCGGTGCGGTTCGACTACGAGAAGCTGGCCGCGGGTCATGCCGAGCGCTGCGATGACGACAGCGGCACCGAGCAGATCGGCCTGGGCCGGCCGCGCACCACGACGGTGCGGGTGGTCGATCCCGAGACCTGCATCGAGAACCCCGCAGGCAAAATCGGCGAGGTGTGGCTGCACGGCGAGCACGTCGCCGGCGGTTACTACCAGAACCCCGAGCTGACGCAGAAGCACTTCGCCGGCCAGCTGGCGGAGCCGACGGCGGGCACGCCGAAGGGCCCGTGGCTGCGCACCGGTGACCTCGGCGTGCTGTTCGACGACGAGCTGTACCTCGTCGGGCGCATCAAGGATCTCCTCATCGTCGACGGGCGCAACCACTACCCCGACGACATCGAGGGCACCGTGGCCGAGTTCACCGGCGGCCGTGTCGCCGCGATCTCGGTGGACGACGACGCCAGCGAGCGGCTGGTGGTGATCGCCGAGCTGAAGAAGCAGATCGACCCGGCGGCGCTCGAGGCGGTCACCCAGCAGGTCACCTCGGCGGTCTCGATGACGCACAGCGTGCGGCTGTCGGATTTCGCGCTGGTGCCCCCGGGGTCGCTGCCGCTGACGACCAGCGGCAAGGTGCGCCGCGCGATGAGCAAGGACCTGTACCTCGAGGGTGCCTTCACCCGGTTGGACGCCACTAGATGA